The Vibrio echinoideorum DNA window GGTATCGTCACACTCGTATCAACTTACACCTTAGAACTCGTTGGCACGCAACTTCATACGAAATCTTGGGGAGCCATGACAATGGCTTTTGCTATCTCGCAAGGCGTGGTTGGCTTTGTGATGGCTCATTACGCCCCACAATTAAGCAGCTATAACGTCCTATTTATGATCAGCTCAAGTTCACTCATTCTATCGATTGTCTGCATTGTATTTACATCAACTGGGCAGAAAACATTAAACATTGCTCAAACAAGTTCTTAGCAAAGGAATCGCTCATGAAACTGTATTTAAATGATACCTCACCATTCTCACGAGCGGTGTTGGCCACTGCCTACCTGTGTAATGCACCACTTGAACTTGAATGGGTCGATCCATGGCAGACACCCCAAGCATTAGTCACAATCAATCCATTTAGTACCATTCCGGTACTAGAAACCCGTGATGGTATTGCACTCACCGAGAGCTCAATGATCTGTGAGTTCTTATTACAGGCTTACCCAACTAAAACACTCATATTAACCAAGGCTAATGATGCTAAACGCATGTCGTTATTGGGGACGAGCAAGACTCTTATGGAAGTGGCATTTCGCTGCGCTGCATTGAGCCGTTTTGACGCTGCACAAAATGTGCTGACAGTTAGAGGAAAGGAAGGTATTCGAAGAAGCGTTCAATCACTTATCGAACAACTGAATAACACTCATGATTTACTTCAACCTGATTTCTCAACGTTGTACCTACACGTTGCGTTAGATTACGTTCTGTTCAGACACGCGAGTTTGCTCTCGGAAGGAGAAGTAAACACCCTCTCTACCGCATTACAAAACTCCCCGTTCAAAGACACACTGGCAACGTTAAACCTAGACTCACTTTCCAATAAGCCAAGCTATCACGAGCTATGCCTATAAAAGAGGTTTTCAGCGCTTCAGTTTATCAATCTGTGATTGAAACCAGCACAATGTAGAGGTTTGACGTTACACTGAATGAGACACAGCAAGTTAAGAGGGTCTATGACGTTTTCTCCTGCCATTCTGCGTAAAATCTGGTACTCCCCTTCTATTAACCTAGGGCTTCGCGCCACCAGTGCCATTGTGCTGTTTCTCGGCTTAGGTTTACTGTCGAATCACATCAATATTGCCATGACCGCTCTCATGACCATGCCAGCGGCTTTAATTAGTGGACTTGATGCCGCAGGCCCTAGGCGGTGGGCACGTTTTGCGATTACCGCAACCGCTTGGGGAATCACTTTGGCCACCAGTTACGCTCTGCTGATCAGCGGGCTGCCTTTATGGTTAACCTATGGCGCAATGGGTGCCTTGCTTGCCAGTGCTGCGGTCAATGGTCCATTTTGGGCGCGACTTGGCATGTCTAGCCTCCTAATTGCTGTCGTCACCCTATCACTCCATAATTCCAACACAACGCTAAGCTTGTACCCAATGCTGGTACTTGGGCCCCTTACTTTTGCACTGTTTAGTTGGCTTTGGTTTGCCCTGTGGAAACATTATGCGCTGCGCGTGTGTCTTTCTGCGATTTACGAAACGTTGGCAGACTACATCCAATATCGCCAAGCCTTCTTGTTAGGAGGCGAAAATGAAGCGCCCAAAAGACGCATAAAATATCAGATCATCGAGTTGTTCCAACAGGCACTTCAATCCGAATCCTTTCGCTCTAAGCACGAAGATGCTGACTCGCTCCGACAAGCCTTGTTC harbors:
- a CDS encoding glutathione S-transferase family protein, which gives rise to MKLYLNDTSPFSRAVLATAYLCNAPLELEWVDPWQTPQALVTINPFSTIPVLETRDGIALTESSMICEFLLQAYPTKTLILTKANDAKRMSLLGTSKTLMEVAFRCAALSRFDAAQNVLTVRGKEGIRRSVQSLIEQLNNTHDLLQPDFSTLYLHVALDYVLFRHASLLSEGEVNTLSTALQNSPFKDTLATLNLDSLSNKPSYHELCL